The DNA segment ACTGAGATGTCAACCAGAAAGCAGCTTACTTAGAGAAGATTCAGGCGATGGGATGGAAATAGAAGGGTTTGTACCCAAACCTGCACGGCCCCGTGTCCTCTGAGTGGGGCTCTGGTTGATGCTTCCAAGCGCTCCATCCCATACGGAGCGGGCACAAAGGACCCACGGTACGTGCCATCCCACGTGGGACATCCTACATGGGCTTGTCCTACGCAGGCTTTTGGCCACCATCTCAGGGCCCTTCTCCTGTCTTGCAGGTGGGATCTCAGCAGACAAGAACAGCATCACAAACAGCACAGGTAACCTCTCAGACCCATCGGGCTCTTTCCCTACGTGTACCCCCGgggtccctcctgtccccactgGCTATGCCACAAAGGTGCCGGTCCCTTGCAGAGCTGGAGATATCCCATCACCCACAGGCCTTCTCCGTCACAAAGGCAATTCCCAGGCTGTGTCCTCCTCCATGGCatttccccagccctgcaccctgctctccctctgcaaagccagatCCATTTTGTCTTTCCTAAGCACACACACGTGTTTGCAGAGCACGTTGCATGGACAAGCCATGCCTTGGGACCAGGCACTGAGCTCATGCACACAGCGCTTGTGCCATTACCACCCATGGGGTATTAAGCCTGAACTCTGCAACCCAGACGAGCCCTCGAACTCACCATCTCTGGGACCAAAACACGggcaaaaatacaaaatacagcaaaatgcaaaaaatgtgGAAGCACGAGAGAAGCCAGCTGGGGAGATGGGTCTGTCCCAGCAAAGGCTCCGTGGTGCGTGCCAGCACAGGCTGTAATTTTGAAGCTGGGACTAACAAGATGTACATAGAGAGGGGTGGGAGCAGCAAGAAAGTATTCGAGTGAAGCCATTCCCATAGAAAACTGGAGTTGTGCTTTCACCAAAAGTCTCTGATTTCTACCCCCAGACGATGATGATTCACGAAAACAAAGCTGAATGCTCAAAAGCAGTATAATCCATGAAAACGGAAAGCTCTTGATTTGGGAAATgctggggggggtggaggggtgtcTCGTGGGAGCGGCTTTTTTTCTGATGCTCCCCAGGTGCCGGGCTCTTGCTCGCCATGACCACCCTTGTCCCCTGGCAGGTGACGGGTGCCCCATGCTGCGGCAGCACCCACGCTACGTGGCGGCCAAGAAGAACATGCCTGTCCACTTCATCTGCTACTCCCAGGAGCCCCATAGCATGCAGTGGTACAAAATGGCAGAGGACGGCAAAAACTTCCACGAGCTGGCTCAGAACACCTCCCGCTACAGCATTGAGAGGAAAGACAAATTCATCAACTTCACCATCTTCAGGACCACCTACGAGGACAACGGCATCTACGTGTGTGACAGCAAGAACCTCATGGCAGAGAAGAAGCGGCCACACTTGTGCGGGACAGAGCTCAGAATCATGAGTGAGTGGGAGGTCCCCATCCTCCGTGCACCCCAGGAGatgctctttctccttctctcaccCTTTCCCCCTCCATATGAACCCCACATCGTGCTCCTATGAACCCACCTCTCCCCATGCTGGTGGGATCCCTTCAGATACAACTGTAGATGCTCCATGGCACTACAGAGGTTTCTTTGCTCATTGCCAGCCACCAAGCAGCAGGACAACCTCCCCCGGGTTGCCCTGGCATGTCCGTCCCGCAGAAACACATCCCAGGCACTGCATTCCCCTAATAAATTGGATTTTTCCTGGTCCTGGCTGGTGGTGGGTCCTGCCCAAGGTGTCTCATCCCAGAGCTGGTCCCTGATGCCAATCCCGGGGGCAGTTTGCAATGCTCTGGTCTCTCCCAAGGGGGAGGGTTTGtcactctgccccccccccccatccactCTTGCTGACACACAAATCTGTGGCCATGCCGAGCTCGTCCCCATTCCCCGGGAGTCTGGCGCGGAGGTGGGACTTGGggctctccctgtgctgctgctcccaggtCACAGTAACATCCAGCAGATCGAGAGCAGGAACACCCTGAAAGACGCCATCATCATCATCCAGTCCATCCTGCTTGTCATCTTCATCAGCGTCCCCATGCTCCTCTTCCTAGATAAAGTAAGTGACAGTGTCTCCAGCAGTGGGGATGTCCCCAGCTTCGCCGCTGCGGTGCTCACAGCGGTGTCCTGCATCCCGGGCAGGACACTGctagggatggggacaggcaaGCGCTGGGTTTAGGGCTGTTGCATGGGAGTGTGGCTAGCTGACATGGGAAAATAAGCATCTAAAATGG comes from the Aptenodytes patagonicus chromosome 20, bAptPat1.pri.cur, whole genome shotgun sequence genome and includes:
- the CD79B gene encoding B-cell antigen receptor complex-associated protein beta chain — protein: MADLCTRLWVLQVNLWLIALGTGGISADKNSITNSTGDGCPMLRQHPRYVAAKKNMPVHFICYSQEPHSMQWYKMAEDGKNFHELAQNTSRYSIERKDKFINFTIFRTTYEDNGIYVCDSKNLMAEKKRPHLCGTELRIMSHSNIQQIESRNTLKDAIIIIQSILLVIFISVPMLLFLDKGEGKESPEEDHTYEGLEVEQMATYEDITPFRDVKAKWTVGEHPGEE